In Saccharothrix syringae, the following are encoded in one genomic region:
- a CDS encoding transposase — protein sequence MRARDAWLCFVDEAGQLLRPPRTRTWARRGRTPALPVRTTQAGRVSLAGTVCRKPDFAVLLDAAHQQLGGNIVLVWDNYVHHVNAAMRALIATQRWLTVFRLPPYAPDLNPAEGVWSHLKRSLANLAPFDLDGFIAQIGFITTPPRRHPEPKESVMLLAHLFQAVTTAAEQAAPAPAGLIPLTLNEIRHLSVRLVIKHVDRPVDRLHWSWWRRRHQYRGRGVVARVSPVCARQPSSTSGRYWLSSDPPVRFNSGA from the coding sequence GTGAGGGCCCGGGACGCGTGGCTGTGCTTCGTCGACGAGGCCGGGCAGCTGCTGCGGCCGCCCCGGACCCGCACCTGGGCCCGCCGTGGCCGGACACCGGCGCTGCCGGTGCGCACCACCCAGGCGGGGCGGGTGTCCCTGGCCGGCACGGTCTGCCGCAAACCCGACTTCGCCGTCCTGCTCGATGCCGCCCACCAGCAGTTGGGCGGGAACATCGTGCTGGTGTGGGACAACTACGTCCACCACGTCAACGCCGCCATGCGCGCACTGATCGCGACACAGCGGTGGTTGACGGTGTTCCGGCTGCCGCCCTACGCCCCGGACCTGAATCCGGCAGAGGGCGTGTGGTCTCACCTGAAACGCAGCCTGGCCAACCTGGCGCCCTTCGACCTCGACGGGTTCATCGCACAAATCGGATTCATCACCACGCCACCACGACGTCACCCTGAGCCGAAAGAGTCGGTAATGTTGTTGGCGCACCTGTTCCAGGCCGTCACGACCGCGGCCGAGCAGGCCGCACCGGCTCCGGCAGGGTTGATTCCGTTGACGCTGAACGAGATCCGACACTTGTCCGTCCGTCTGGTGATCAAGCATGTCGACCGTCCCGTGGACCGCCTGCACTGGTCATGGTGGCGACGACGCCACCAATACCGCGGTCGTGGTGTCGTCGCGAGGGTCAGTCCGGTCTGTGCCAGGCAGCCGTCGAGCACGTCGGGCCGGTACTGGTTGAGCAGCGACCCCCCGGTCAGGTTCAACTCCGGGGCGTAG
- a CDS encoding ParB/RepB/Spo0J family partition protein: protein MPLDSLRTSASPRSAGVDAAHTRLLAQLDAELPPIVVNRRNREVVDGAHRLVAARLRGDTDIRARFVDCDDDEAFVLSVQLNTAHGLPLTLADRVAAARGILLRHGHWSDRSIAEITGLAHKTVGAIRRREGGEAVDVAARRGRDGTIRLADVSEGRREAERLLVEQPDVSLREIARRTRISVATVRDVRARLERAEEPVAAPRRGDPPPPARPAAAPAKPPSVDRFALIHMLRKDPALRFSESGRTLLRLLYTCVVESQDWVYSPERIPARYVDVLVAAARECGAAWREFAVELEQRPDLRSSG from the coding sequence GTGCCCCTGGATTCGCTGCGCACCTCGGCGTCGCCCCGTTCCGCCGGGGTGGACGCGGCTCACACCCGGCTGCTCGCGCAGCTCGACGCGGAACTGCCGCCGATCGTGGTGAACCGGCGCAACCGGGAGGTGGTGGACGGCGCGCACCGGCTGGTCGCGGCCCGCTTGCGCGGCGACACCGACATCCGCGCCCGGTTCGTCGACTGCGACGACGACGAGGCGTTCGTGCTCTCGGTGCAGCTCAACACCGCGCACGGCCTGCCGCTGACGCTGGCCGACCGGGTGGCCGCGGCCAGGGGCATCCTGCTGCGGCACGGCCACTGGTCGGACCGGTCGATCGCGGAGATCACCGGGCTGGCGCACAAGACGGTGGGCGCGATCCGCCGCCGGGAGGGCGGCGAGGCGGTCGACGTGGCCGCCCGGCGCGGCAGGGACGGCACGATCCGGCTGGCCGACGTGTCGGAAGGGCGGCGCGAGGCGGAGCGGCTGCTGGTGGAGCAGCCGGACGTGTCGCTGCGCGAGATCGCCCGGCGGACCCGGATCTCGGTGGCCACCGTGCGCGACGTGCGGGCTCGGCTGGAACGCGCCGAGGAGCCGGTGGCCGCGCCGCGCCGCGGTGACCCGCCGCCGCCCGCCCGACCGGCGGCGGCACCCGCGAAACCGCCGTCGGTGGACCGGTTCGCGCTGATCCACATGCTGCGCAAGGACCCGGCGCTGCGCTTCTCCGAGTCCGGGCGCACGCTGCTGCGGCTGCTCTACACGTGCGTCGTGGAATCCCAGGACTGGGTGTACTCGCCGGAGCGGATACCGGCCCGCTACGTGGACGTGCTGGTGGCCGCCGCGCGAGAATGCGGGGCCGCCTGGCGGGAGTTCGCGGTGGAACTGGAACAACGGCCCGATCTGCGTTCTTCGGGCTGA
- a CDS encoding FAD/NAD(P)-binding protein: MANRICVIGAGPRGLSVLERLCANARTTGEPVEVHVVDPYLGFGGRVWRTGQPDSLVMNTVASQVTMFTDDSVRCAGPVEPGPSLYDWARDVAAGTAGGYSALVRAEAAGLGPDSYPTRAFYGHYLCWFLDHITRTAPPDVTVVRHQRTALSLDDLPGGGQSVLLDDGTRVVVEAVVLAQGHVDAAPTGVERELAGFAARHGLTYLPPGNPAEADHDRVTPGEPVGVRGLGLNFFDHVALLTVGRGGRFTGDRDAPRYEPSGKEPVLYAGSRRGVPYHSRGENQKGATGRHAPLFLDQDTIRDLRRRPRTEFRAHVWPLIAREVEAVYYHALIADRDGAPRAGEFLTEYVRTDPAEVDVLLRAHGVGTGERWDWDAVAQPLRGLAFAGPGAFRRWMLDHLRSDLAQARRGNVRGPLKAALDVLRDLRNEVRLAVDQAGIAGASYRDELRSWYTPLNAFTSIGPPPSRVAELVALVEAGVVVPVGPELRVRPGRGGFVVSSPAVAGSQVLVTALVEARLPAPDLRTATEPLLGDMVGRGQCRPYRIPDDLAGAYETGAVDVTARPYRVVDRAGRPHPARFAYGVPTESVHWATAAGIRPGVDSVILGDSDAIARACLGMG; the protein is encoded by the coding sequence GTGGCGAACAGGATCTGCGTAATCGGCGCGGGCCCGCGGGGCCTGTCCGTGCTGGAACGACTCTGCGCGAACGCCCGGACCACCGGGGAACCGGTCGAGGTGCACGTCGTGGACCCCTACCTCGGATTCGGCGGCCGGGTCTGGCGCACCGGACAACCGGATTCTTTGGTCATGAATACGGTGGCCTCCCAGGTCACCATGTTCACCGACGACAGCGTGCGGTGCGCGGGTCCGGTGGAACCCGGCCCGAGCCTGTACGACTGGGCCCGGGATGTCGCCGCCGGCACGGCGGGCGGGTATTCCGCCCTCGTGCGCGCGGAAGCCGCCGGGCTCGGCCCGGACTCCTACCCCACGCGCGCCTTCTACGGCCACTACCTGTGCTGGTTCCTCGACCACATCACGCGCACCGCGCCGCCCGACGTCACCGTGGTGCGCCACCAGCGGACCGCGCTGTCCCTGGACGACCTGCCCGGTGGCGGGCAGTCCGTGCTGCTCGACGACGGTACGCGGGTGGTGGTCGAGGCGGTGGTGCTGGCGCAGGGCCACGTGGACGCCGCGCCCACCGGGGTCGAGCGCGAGTTGGCGGGGTTCGCCGCGCGCCACGGCCTGACCTACCTGCCGCCCGGCAACCCCGCCGAGGCCGACCACGACCGGGTCACCCCCGGCGAACCGGTCGGCGTGCGCGGCCTGGGCTTGAACTTCTTCGACCACGTGGCACTGCTCACGGTGGGGCGCGGTGGGCGGTTCACCGGCGACCGCGACGCCCCGCGCTACGAGCCCTCCGGGAAGGAGCCCGTGCTGTACGCGGGGTCGCGGCGCGGTGTCCCGTACCACTCGCGCGGGGAGAACCAGAAGGGCGCGACCGGGCGGCACGCGCCGCTCTTCCTCGACCAGGACACCATTCGCGACCTGCGGCGACGCCCCCGTACGGAGTTCCGCGCGCACGTGTGGCCGCTGATCGCCCGGGAGGTCGAGGCGGTGTACTACCACGCGCTGATCGCCGACCGGGACGGCGCGCCACGGGCGGGGGAGTTCCTGACCGAGTACGTCCGCACCGACCCGGCGGAGGTGGACGTGCTGCTGCGCGCGCACGGCGTGGGCACCGGGGAACGGTGGGACTGGGACGCGGTGGCGCAGCCGTTGCGGGGCTTGGCGTTCGCAGGTCCCGGGGCGTTCCGCCGCTGGATGCTCGACCACCTGCGGTCCGACCTGGCGCAGGCCCGGCGCGGCAACGTGCGCGGACCGCTCAAGGCGGCCCTCGACGTGCTGCGCGACCTGCGCAACGAGGTGCGACTGGCGGTCGACCAGGCCGGTATCGCGGGTGCGTCGTACCGGGACGAGCTGCGCTCCTGGTACACGCCGCTCAACGCGTTCACCTCGATCGGACCGCCGCCGAGCCGGGTCGCGGAACTCGTGGCGCTGGTGGAGGCCGGGGTGGTGGTGCCGGTCGGCCCGGAGCTGCGGGTCCGACCCGGCCGGGGCGGGTTCGTGGTGTCCTCGCCCGCCGTCGCGGGCTCGCAGGTGCTGGTCACCGCGCTGGTCGAGGCGCGGCTGCCCGCTCCGGACCTGCGCACGGCGACCGAGCCGCTGCTCGGCGACATGGTCGGGCGCGGGCAGTGCCGGCCGTATCGCATTCCGGACGACCTGGCCGGAGCGTACGAGACCGGCGCGGTGGATGTCACCGCGCGGCCCTACCGGGTGGTGGACCGCGCGGGCAGGCCGCACCCGGCGCGATTCGCCTACGGGGTGCCGACCGAGTCGGTGCACTGGGCGACCGCGGCGGGCATCAGACCCGGGGTGGATTCGGTGATCCTGGGCGATTCGGACGCCATCGCGCGGGCCTGCCTGGGAATGGGCTAA
- a CDS encoding winged helix-turn-helix domain-containing protein, whose product MRQMGFTPQLPVQRAAERDESGVATWVRTTWPREKR is encoded by the coding sequence CTGCGGCAGATGGGCTTCACCCCGCAGCTGCCGGTGCAGCGGGCCGCCGAACGCGACGAGTCCGGCGTGGCCACCTGGGTGCGCACGACCTGGCCGCGTGAAAAACGGTGA
- a CDS encoding NAD(P)/FAD-dependent oxidoreductase, giving the protein MAHRIVVVGAGYAGLSAAKRAARGLGGRVAVTVVNPADVFVERVRLHEVAAGAPAVDLSLAETLADRRVAFLRGTVTELALAGRRVAVATTGGSHELEYDTLVYTAGSTARTGCVPGVAEHALTVSGAADTAAARARLADLTDGAWVTVVGGGATGIEVAAELAETHPGLRLRLVTDEELGGWLSPRGRAHVRSALERLGVQVRDHVEVVEVAADGLVLDDGQVLSSDAVVWSVGFDVPSLAARAGLEVDRSGRVRVDGTMRSYSHPEVYAAGDAAAMGGALGGELRMACATALPSGRQVADSIAARLAGRTPRPMRFSYAFQCISLGRRDGLIQFLHGDDRPRDRVLTGRAAALFKEGIVRSALTFTRLPGPLLPS; this is encoded by the coding sequence GTGGCACATCGCATCGTGGTGGTGGGCGCGGGCTATGCGGGCCTGTCGGCGGCCAAGCGGGCGGCGCGCGGCCTGGGCGGGCGAGTCGCCGTCACGGTGGTCAACCCGGCCGACGTGTTCGTGGAGCGGGTCCGGCTGCACGAGGTCGCCGCCGGCGCGCCCGCCGTCGACCTGTCGCTGGCGGAGACGCTGGCCGACCGACGGGTGGCGTTCCTGCGCGGTACGGTCACCGAACTCGCCTTGGCAGGGCGCCGGGTGGCCGTGGCGACCACGGGCGGGTCGCACGAGTTGGAGTACGACACTCTGGTCTACACGGCGGGCAGTACCGCCCGCACCGGGTGCGTACCGGGCGTCGCCGAGCACGCGCTGACAGTCTCCGGCGCGGCCGACACCGCTGCCGCCCGCGCCCGGTTGGCGGACTTGACCGACGGCGCGTGGGTCACCGTGGTCGGTGGCGGCGCGACCGGCATCGAGGTGGCCGCCGAACTCGCCGAGACCCACCCCGGTCTGCGGCTGCGGCTGGTCACCGACGAGGAGCTGGGCGGCTGGCTGTCCCCACGCGGCCGGGCGCACGTGCGCTCCGCACTGGAGCGGCTTGGCGTGCAGGTGCGCGACCACGTCGAGGTGGTCGAGGTCGCGGCGGACGGGCTGGTGCTCGACGACGGGCAGGTCCTGTCATCGGACGCGGTGGTGTGGTCGGTGGGCTTCGACGTGCCGTCGCTGGCCGCGCGGGCGGGCCTGGAGGTCGACCGGTCCGGGCGGGTCAGGGTCGACGGCACCATGCGCTCGTACTCCCACCCCGAGGTCTACGCCGCGGGTGACGCCGCCGCGATGGGCGGGGCGCTGGGCGGTGAGCTGCGCATGGCGTGCGCTACCGCACTGCCGTCCGGGCGGCAGGTCGCGGACAGCATCGCCGCGCGGCTGGCCGGCCGCACCCCGCGCCCGATGCGGTTCAGCTACGCGTTCCAGTGCATCAGCCTCGGCCGCCGCGACGGGCTGATCCAGTTCCTGCACGGCGACGACCGGCCGCGCGACCGGGTGCTCACCGGCCGGGCCGCCGCGCTGTTCAAGGAGGGCATCGTGCGCAGTGCGCTCACCTTCACCCGCCTGCCCGGACCGCTGTTGCCGTCCTGA
- a CDS encoding RNA polymerase sigma-70 factor, which produces MADTPDSATEFEQQRPRLFALAYRLLGSAAEAEDVVQDTYLRWSAVDREYVATPGAWLAKVLTNLCLNRLTSARNLRERYVGPWLPEPVLTDTAPLGPMEVAEQRESVSLALLVLLERLTPAERAVFVLREAFGYTHRGIAEVLNVSEASSQQLYRRARAHLDRSRRRFEPDPAQGALIARRFFSAARTGNLVELERVLAADVVSWADGGGKVTAARRLVRGAPEVARYLAGWMAGSLPGLEIAIREVNGEPAILAVSAGRLWGVMVLEMMAGRIAALRTVVNPDKLAFADSQLCTTA; this is translated from the coding sequence ATGGCGGACACGCCCGATTCGGCGACCGAGTTCGAGCAGCAGCGCCCCCGGCTGTTCGCGCTCGCCTATCGGCTGCTGGGCTCCGCCGCGGAGGCCGAGGACGTCGTGCAGGACACCTATCTGCGGTGGAGCGCGGTCGACCGGGAGTACGTGGCCACGCCCGGGGCGTGGCTGGCCAAGGTGCTGACCAATTTGTGCCTGAACCGGCTCACCTCCGCGCGCAACCTCCGCGAGCGCTACGTCGGGCCGTGGCTGCCCGAACCGGTGCTCACCGACACCGCGCCGCTGGGGCCGATGGAGGTCGCCGAGCAGCGCGAATCGGTGTCCCTGGCGCTGCTGGTGCTGCTGGAGCGGCTGACCCCGGCCGAGCGGGCGGTGTTCGTGCTGCGCGAAGCCTTCGGGTACACGCACCGGGGCATCGCCGAAGTGCTGAACGTCAGCGAGGCGAGTTCCCAGCAGCTCTACCGGCGGGCTCGTGCGCACCTGGACCGGTCGCGTCGCCGGTTCGAGCCCGACCCGGCGCAGGGCGCGCTGATCGCCCGCCGGTTCTTCTCCGCCGCCCGTACCGGCAACCTGGTCGAACTGGAGCGCGTGCTCGCCGCCGACGTGGTGTCCTGGGCCGACGGCGGTGGCAAGGTCACCGCCGCCAGGCGGCTGGTGCGGGGCGCGCCCGAGGTCGCCCGCTACCTCGCCGGCTGGATGGCCGGATCGCTGCCCGGCCTGGAGATCGCCATCCGCGAGGTCAACGGTGAGCCCGCGATCCTGGCGGTGTCCGCCGGCCGGCTGTGGGGCGTGATGGTGCTGGAGATGATGGCCGGCCGGATAGCCGCCCTGCGCACGGTCGTCAACCCCGACAAGCTCGCCTTCGCCGATTCCCAGCTCTGCACGACTGCGTGA
- a CDS encoding ParB and winged helix-turn-helix domain-containing protein codes for MDSLVVGWRVRSAGVDVAHVRALAEVAGSLPPIVVHRPTMSVVDGLHRLRAAQHRGDVEIDVVFFDGTPAEAFVLAVTANTTHGLPLALADRKAAAARLIAEHGTWSDRRISTIAGLSHKTVGALRKCASGESTHSHTHRVGQDGRQWPLDTSVSRLEARRMLEDRPSASLREVAKATGLSPSTVREVRKRLEDPPPVPVDAMIALLSDPVVRSGEIKRLLLLLDLHMRSMRRRQPMIEHTPRHLVELVSSAARECAEVWDGVAERLERHGGDTDRRIPVRPAPGRA; via the coding sequence GTGGACTCGCTCGTGGTGGGGTGGCGGGTCCGGTCCGCCGGGGTCGACGTGGCGCACGTGCGGGCGCTGGCCGAGGTGGCCGGGAGCCTGCCGCCGATCGTCGTGCACCGCCCCACCATGAGCGTCGTCGACGGGCTGCACCGGCTGCGCGCCGCACAGCACCGGGGCGACGTCGAGATCGACGTGGTGTTCTTCGACGGCACGCCGGCCGAGGCGTTCGTCCTGGCGGTCACCGCGAACACCACACATGGCCTGCCGCTGGCGCTGGCCGACCGCAAGGCCGCGGCCGCCCGGCTGATCGCCGAGCACGGCACGTGGTCCGACCGGCGCATCTCGACCATAGCGGGCCTGTCGCACAAGACCGTCGGGGCGCTGCGGAAGTGTGCGAGTGGGGAAAGTACCCACTCGCACACCCACCGGGTCGGCCAGGACGGCAGGCAGTGGCCGCTGGACACCTCGGTGAGCCGGTTGGAGGCGCGGCGGATGCTGGAGGACCGGCCGTCCGCGTCCCTGCGGGAGGTCGCCAAGGCCACCGGCCTGTCGCCCTCGACGGTGCGGGAGGTGCGCAAGCGGCTGGAGGACCCGCCGCCGGTACCGGTGGACGCCATGATCGCGCTGCTGAGCGACCCGGTGGTGCGCTCCGGGGAGATCAAGCGGCTGTTGCTCCTGCTCGACCTGCACATGCGGTCGATGCGCCGGCGTCAGCCGATGATCGAGCACACCCCCCGACACCTGGTCGAGCTGGTGTCCTCGGCCGCCCGCGAGTGCGCGGAGGTGTGGGACGGCGTGGCCGAGCGGCTGGAACGGCACGGGGGCGACACCGACCGGCGCATTCCTGTTCGGCCGGCCCCGGGTCGGGCATGA